CACAAACGGCCACTGGCCagacttccctctctcccttctccaggGTCTGCTTTCTAGGGGGTGTTGTAGCTTGGAGGTGGGAGTTGGTTAAGGATacaacccacccccccccccagttattTTAGGGGCTTCAGCAAGGGGAGGGTCCTGAGgcttccagaagagggcatgtttGTCTTTGGTCACACAGAAGGCCAGGGAGAGCTGAATTTTGCTCCTCACTCAAAAAAATCCAGGGGTGGCAGGAAGTGGGTCTATTATGCCTGGACTATTTGTAGACTCTTCCTGCCTGCTGAGGCCTGGTGCTTCCTCTCTGGTCTGCCTTTGTGGACTTCTATCATATTACCATTCCCAGTAACGATACCATGGCATTGATAACGTTTGAAGGGTTTCTGCCCATCCCTTTCAACTCTTGGAAGTGACAAGCACTGGGACAATCCTATCTATGGTGTAAGGATTGATACATTTATATTCATTTGTCAGCTCAACAAATGTGAATTGAGTTTGCACTTGGTGGTGGTTGCCTGCTGCGTACCAAGCACTGCCCAGTGCCCTAGGTTGGGGATGGTGGGTGACAAAGGTGCATGAGTCCTGCCTCGTCCCCTAAGAAAGTTCCTGCTTGGTCATTCTGCTCTTGTGACAGTTCAGTTACAGCTTGCAGTGGCTCTATTTTACAGACGGGCAGACTGAGGCTTATGTGACAGGTATGTCACCTAGGGttggtccctgggctcagttctGCAGGTCTTGAGTCCCCATCCTGTGTGTGCTCATGCCCTTGTTTGTTTTGCAGCCAACCCCAACAAGACGAGGGCCTCCCTGTGGGCCTCTCTGCTATCCCAGTCCCCTGGAAAAACCTAGGCCCCAGCAAAAGTAACAGGGAGTCCTCAGGAGGCCTGGTAGAAGCCTCCACTTCCTGGGAGGAGGCCCAGGGTGAGGAACACCCGGCACCTGCTCCACTGGATGTGTCACGCCTGCGCAGTTCCTCCATGGAGATCCGAGAGAAGGGCTCCGAGTTCCTAAAGGAGGAGCTATACAAAGCCCAGAAGGTGGGTGCTCCAGGAGAGGGTTGGGGGCTGAGGAAGAGCAGCTGCACTGAGTGAGCCCAGAAAGCtgtggaaggaagggagaggagaaatcACTTGTCAAAGCCACAtgcactgggcgtggtggtgcacacctttaatcccagcacttgggaggcagaggcaggcagatttctgagttcgaggccagcctggtctacaaagtgagttccaggacagccagggctatacagagaaaccttgtctcgaaaaaaccaacaaaacaaaacaaaacaaaacaaaacaaaacaaaacaaaacacacatgccaGGCCCGTGCTGGAGTCCTGAGAACTCAAAGGAAAAGGCTGGTTCAACCCAGAGCTAAGCATGCTAGgaacacagtccatcactgaagtcTCAGAGTCTAAAATGACTTTCACACATCCAGACTTACCTAGGAATCTGCTCCAGCTGGGATGGGCTGTCAGGCTAGGCTTTTAGCCTCATGCATGGGCTACCACTACCACATGGGCTACCACTGAATGTCAGATACCCAGAGCTGGTGGCTGGGGAAACAGAGTATGGTTAGGGCAGGCTAACAGCTTCCTGCCTGTACCCAGGAGCTGAAGCTAAAGGATGAAGAGTGTGAACGGCTTTGCAAAGTACGTGCACAGCTGGAGCAGGAGCTTGAGGAGCTGACAGCCAGCCTGTTTGAGGTACGCTGGGCAGCCTGGGAACGGGTGGCCCATGTGTCCGGGCTCTGGTGACCGCTCATGCAGAGATGCTGCTCTTCTAGGAAGCTCACAAGATGGTTCGGGAAGCCAACATGAAGCAGGCGACATCGGAAAAGCAGTTGAAGGAGGCTTGGGGCAAGGTGAGACCCATCCCTGTGTGCCTAGGCCAGCCCATGGCTCCTGGCATAGCCCGTGCTAGGGGGTACTACCCTCACCTAGCAAGGGCATGCAACAGACTCTGCTACCAAACCTACCAGACATCAAAAACAGGAGAACCCAAGTCTGGGACAGGTAGGGTGGGTCTGAAATTTAAGTAGCCCATGCACCAGACTCCATCAGTACTCTCGTTGCACCACGGAGACTTTTCTAGGGTCCTCTGGATCCAGGAGGACCCAGTGGTTATTATAGCGTCTCCTGCCTCCAAAGCAGAAATGTCAGCCGTGGCAGTAGAACACAGGCAGGGAGTTTCCTCTCTTAGAACATCTGCCAACCAGTAAATGTGAAGCTGGGGCTGCTTTTCATGGCTTCTGGGGACCCATGAATACTTAGTGGGAACCCTAGGAAGTTCCCAGATGCCGCCTTCAGCAGAGTCTCACAATGTGACCTGAGGCAGGTCATGTCTCCTGTCAGCCTTGGGTGCCCTATCTCTAGAATAGATAATCTTAGAGGTTGTTCCAAGGGTAAGGAGACAGGTTAGGTACTGCTGGGGATGCTTGGCTGCCAGGCTGTGGTAGCCATGGTGACATTAACCCCATGTTGGGGTTGATGGTCATCTTGTCTGGGACAGATCGACATGCTACAGGCAGAGGTGACAGCCTTGAAGACATTGGTCATCACATCCACACCAGCCTCTCCCAACCGTGAGCTCCACCCACAGCTGCTGAGCCCCACCAAAGCTGGACCCCGAAAGGGCCACTCACGTCAAAAGAGCACCAGCAGCTCCCTCTGCCCTGTTGTGTGCCCCACTGCAGGGCATATCCCTACCCCTGACAAAGAAGGCAAGGAGGTGAGGCACAGGCTGCAATAGTGGGCTCACAATCGGGAGGGTTGATCATGTAAACCAGCCAAGTCAGCGTCCTGAAAAAGCTATCCTGACCCCTCCTGTGGAACCTCTTTCTCTCCTCGCTGGGCTTCAGGGTTCCCTGGAACCACGAAGGCTGGGTAGGCTGATACCAAGCAGGAGGTGATAATCTTTGAACTTGAGGCTGTTAGGACCTGAAGGTCCTCTCTCAGGACATCTCTTCAGAGGTGCATTTTCTGTGTTGAGTGATAGGTGCACTGGGGCTACCTGGTGTTTTGTGACtacagtctttttttgtttttgtttttgtttttttaagatttatttatttatttttatgtgtgaatacactgttgctgacttcagaaacaccagaagagggcatcagatcccgttacagatggttgtgagccaccatgtggttgctgagaattgaactcaggacctctggaagagcagtcagtgctcttagccgctgagccatttcactagcCCGTGATTACAGTCTTAAGGTCTAAGACCACACTGTGACACGTGCTGAAGCAGCTACGGCCTTAGACAAATGTCTCTCTCCTGCCTCAACAGGAAATGCAGGGTGAGAGGCTTGGTCCAGGCTGGACTGACATGACCATAGGCCATTGGGTAGAATTTCCATCACTTCACACGCCA
This genomic stretch from Mus musculus strain C57BL/6J chromosome 19, GRCm38.p6 C57BL/6J harbors:
- the Rab3il1 gene encoding guanine nucleotide exchange factor for Rab-3A isoform 1 (isoform 1 is encoded by transcript variant 1), encoding MWSGQPQQDEGLPVGLSAIPVPWKNLGPSKSNRESSGGLVEASTSWEEAQGEEHPAPAPLDVSRLRSSSMEIREKGSEFLKEELYKAQKELKLKDEECERLCKVRAQLEQELEELTASLFEEAHKMVREANMKQATSEKQLKEAWGKIDMLQAEVTALKTLVITSTPASPNRELHPQLLSPTKAGPRKGHSRQKSTSSSLCPVVCPTAGHIPTPDKEGKEVDTTLFAEFQAWRASPTLDKSCPFLERVYREDVGPCLDFTVQELSALVRTAVEDNTLTIEPVASQTLPAVKVPTVECNNTNTCALSGLARTCHHRIRLGDSDSHYYISPSSRARITAVCNFFTYIRYIQQGLVRQDAEPMFWEIMRLRKGMSLAKLGFFPQEA
- the Rab3il1 gene encoding guanine nucleotide exchange factor for Rab-3A isoform 4 (isoform 4 is encoded by transcript variant 7), with the translated sequence MWSGQPQQDEGLPVGLSAIPVPWKNLGPSKSNRESSGGLVEASTSWEEAQGEEHPAPAPLDVSRLRSSSMEIREKGSEFLKEELYKAQKELKLKDEECERLCKVRAQLEQELEELTASLFEEAHKMVREANMKQATSEKQLKEAWGKIDMLQAEVTALKTLVITSTPASPNRELHPQLLSPTKAGPRKGHSRQKSTSSSLCPVVCPTAGHIPTPDKEGKEPGLPPLLSLLLCVIPSKAIHLTYEPTWQLLSREPPTTPNSDTSLSFSRQVDTTLFAEFQAWRASPTLDKSCPFLERVYREDVGPCLDFTVQELSALVRTAVEDNTLTIEPVASQTLPAVKVPTVECNNTNTCALSGLARTCHHRIRLGDSDSHYYISPSSRARITAVCNFFTYIRYIQQGLVRQDAEPMFWEIMRLRKGMSLAKLGFFPQEA